A genome region from Kogia breviceps isolate mKogBre1 chromosome 13, mKogBre1 haplotype 1, whole genome shotgun sequence includes the following:
- the SLC35D3 gene encoding solute carrier family 35 member D3 isoform X1 gives MRQLCRGRVLGISVAIAHGVFSGSLNILLKFLISRYQFTFLTLVQCLTSSTAALSLELLRRLGFIAVPPFGLSLARSFAGVTVLSTLQSSLTLWSLRGLSLPMYVVFKRCLPLVTMLIGVLVLKNGAPSPGVLAAVLITTCGAALAGAGDLTGDPIGYVTGVLAVLVHAAYLVLIQKASADTEHGPLTAQYVIAVSATPLLVIFSFASSDSIHAWTFPGWKDPAMVCIFVACILIGCAMNFTTLHCTYINSAVTTSFVGVVKSIATITVGMVAFSDVEPTSLFIAGVVVNTLGSIIYCVAKFLETRKQSNYEDLETQPGGEEAQPSGDQLPFGLEELPAEGGNGGSGGGKAAGDSTQQGGPEAAARGSPRGVPLVAGSSQISGSPEEVSKRSLKDTYLEVWRLVRGTKYMKKDYLIENEELPSP, from the exons ATGCGGCAGCTGTGCCGGGGCCGCGTGCTGGGCATCTCGGTGGCCATTGCGCACGGGGTCTTCTCGGGCTCCCTCAACATCCTGCTCAAGTTCCTCATCAGCCGCTACCAGTTCACCTTCCTGACCCTGGTGCAGTGCCTGACCAGCTCCACCGCGGCGCTGAGCCTGGAGCTGCTGCGGCGCCTCGGGTTCATCGCTGTGCCCCCCTTTGGCCTGAGCCTGGCTCGCTCCTTCGCGGGGGTCACCGTGCTCTCCACGCTGCAGTCCAGCCTCACGCTGTGGTCCCTGCGCGGCCTCAGCCTGCCTATGTACGTGGTCTTCAAGCGCTGCCTGCCCCTGGTCACCATGCTCATCGGCGTCCTGGTGCTCAAGAACGGCGCGCCCTCGCCGGGGGTGCTCGCGGCCGTGCTCATCACCACTTGCGGCGCGGCGCTGGCAG GAGCCGGCGACCTGACGGGCGACCCCATCGGGTACGTAACGGGCGTGCTGGCGGTGCTGGTGCACGCCGCCTACCTGGTGCTCATCCAGAAGGCGAGCGCCGACACGGAGCACGGGCCGCTCACCGCGCAGTACGTCATCGCTGTCTCCGCCACGCCGCTGCTGGTCATCTTCTCCTTCGCCAGCAGCGACTCCATCCACGCCTGGACCTTCCCCGGCTGGAAGGACCCGGCCATGGTGTGCATCTTCGTGGCCTGCATCCTGATCGGCTGTGCCATGAACTTCACTACGCTGCACTGCACCTACATCAACTCAGCGGTGACCACCAGCTTCGTGGGGGTGGTCAAGAGCATCGCCACCATCACGGTGGGTATGGTGGCCTTCAGCGATGTGGAGCCCACCTCTCTATTCATTGCCGGAGTCGTGGTGAACACTCTGGGCTCCATCATTTACTGCGTGGCCAAATTTTTGGAAACCAGAAAGCAAAGCAACTACGAGGACTTGGAGACGCAGCCTGGGGGAGAGGAGGCGCAGCCAAGTGGAGACCAGCTGCCGTTCGGCTTGGAGGAGCTGCCCGCGGAGGGTGGAAATGGCGGGTCAGGAGGTGGGAAGGCAGCAGGTGACTCCACTCAGCAGGGTGGGCCAGAGGCGGCGGCGAGGGGCAGCCCCAGAGGAGTCCCGCTGGTGGCTGGGAGCTCGCAGATCTCAGGCAGCCCTGAGGAAGTGAGCAAGAGGTCATTAAAGGATACCTACCTCGAAGTGTGGAGGTTAGTTAGGGGAACCAAGTATATGAAGAAGGATTATTTGATAGAGAATGAAGAGTTACCCAGTCCTTGA
- the SLC35D3 gene encoding solute carrier family 35 member D3 isoform X2, with protein MLLPSSALSCFCHKPPLLHESRSSTTAGCGGAGAMRQLCRGRVLGISVAIAHGVFSGSLNILLKFLISRYQFTFLTLVQCLTSSTAALSLELLRRLGFIAVPPFGLSLARSFAGVTVLSTLQSSLTLWSLRGLSLPMYVVFKRCLPLVTMLIGVLVLKNGAPSPGVLAAVLITTCGAALAGAGDLTGDPIGYVTGVLAVLVHAAYLVLIQKASADTEHGPLTAQYVIAVSATPLLVIFSFASSDSIHAWTFPGWKDPAMVCIFVACILIGCAMNFTTLHCTYINSAVTTSFVGVVKSIATITVGMVAFSDVEPTSLFIAGVVVNTLGSIIYCVAKFLETRKQSNYEDLETQPGGEEAQPSGDQLPFGLEELPAEGGNGGSGGGKAAGDSTQQGGPEAAARGSPRGVPLVAGSSQISGSPEEVSKRSLKDTYLEVWRLVRGTKYMKKDYLIENEELPSP; from the exons ATGTTATTGCCCTCCTCGGCGCTCTCCTGTTTCTGCCACAAGCCCCCACTTTTGCATGA GTCTCGGAGCTCCACCACCGCCGGGTGCGGCGGGGCAGGCGCGATGCGGCAGCTGTGCCGGGGCCGCGTGCTGGGCATCTCGGTGGCCATTGCGCACGGGGTCTTCTCGGGCTCCCTCAACATCCTGCTCAAGTTCCTCATCAGCCGCTACCAGTTCACCTTCCTGACCCTGGTGCAGTGCCTGACCAGCTCCACCGCGGCGCTGAGCCTGGAGCTGCTGCGGCGCCTCGGGTTCATCGCTGTGCCCCCCTTTGGCCTGAGCCTGGCTCGCTCCTTCGCGGGGGTCACCGTGCTCTCCACGCTGCAGTCCAGCCTCACGCTGTGGTCCCTGCGCGGCCTCAGCCTGCCTATGTACGTGGTCTTCAAGCGCTGCCTGCCCCTGGTCACCATGCTCATCGGCGTCCTGGTGCTCAAGAACGGCGCGCCCTCGCCGGGGGTGCTCGCGGCCGTGCTCATCACCACTTGCGGCGCGGCGCTGGCAG GAGCCGGCGACCTGACGGGCGACCCCATCGGGTACGTAACGGGCGTGCTGGCGGTGCTGGTGCACGCCGCCTACCTGGTGCTCATCCAGAAGGCGAGCGCCGACACGGAGCACGGGCCGCTCACCGCGCAGTACGTCATCGCTGTCTCCGCCACGCCGCTGCTGGTCATCTTCTCCTTCGCCAGCAGCGACTCCATCCACGCCTGGACCTTCCCCGGCTGGAAGGACCCGGCCATGGTGTGCATCTTCGTGGCCTGCATCCTGATCGGCTGTGCCATGAACTTCACTACGCTGCACTGCACCTACATCAACTCAGCGGTGACCACCAGCTTCGTGGGGGTGGTCAAGAGCATCGCCACCATCACGGTGGGTATGGTGGCCTTCAGCGATGTGGAGCCCACCTCTCTATTCATTGCCGGAGTCGTGGTGAACACTCTGGGCTCCATCATTTACTGCGTGGCCAAATTTTTGGAAACCAGAAAGCAAAGCAACTACGAGGACTTGGAGACGCAGCCTGGGGGAGAGGAGGCGCAGCCAAGTGGAGACCAGCTGCCGTTCGGCTTGGAGGAGCTGCCCGCGGAGGGTGGAAATGGCGGGTCAGGAGGTGGGAAGGCAGCAGGTGACTCCACTCAGCAGGGTGGGCCAGAGGCGGCGGCGAGGGGCAGCCCCAGAGGAGTCCCGCTGGTGGCTGGGAGCTCGCAGATCTCAGGCAGCCCTGAGGAAGTGAGCAAGAGGTCATTAAAGGATACCTACCTCGAAGTGTGGAGGTTAGTTAGGGGAACCAAGTATATGAAGAAGGATTATTTGATAGAGAATGAAGAGTTACCCAGTCCTTGA